A genomic stretch from Microcebus murinus isolate Inina chromosome 19, M.murinus_Inina_mat1.0, whole genome shotgun sequence includes:
- the KIF22 gene encoding kinesin-like protein KIF22 isoform X1, protein MGEAGQRRAWNRRWGLGAARRREMAATATSGAGRCRLSKVGAGRRPPPARVRVAVRLRPFVDGTAEASDPPCVRGMDSCSLEIANWRNHQETLKYQFDAFYGERSTQQDIYAGSVQPILRHLLEGQNASVLAYGPTGAGKTHTMLGSPEQPGVIPRALMDLLQLTREEGAEGRPWALSVTMSYLEIYQEKVLDLLDPASGDLVIREDCRGNILIPGLTQKPITSFADFERHFLPASRNRTVGATRLNQRSSRSHAVLLVKVDQRERLAPFRQREGKLYLIDLAGSEDNRRTGNKGLRLKESGAINTSLFVLGKVVDALNQGLPRVPYRDSKLTRLLQDSLGGSAHSILIANIAPERRFYLDTVSALNFAARSKEVINRPFTNESLQLHVLAPVKLSQKELLGPSEVKRARGPEEEELGSPEPIAAPASTSQKLSPLQKLSSMDPAMLERLLNLDRLLGSQGSQGAPLLSTPRRERMVLMKTVEEKDLEIERLKMKQKELEAKVLAQEVADPKEKENCSPTMLRPLSHRTVTVAKPLKKAVVMPLQLIQEQAASPNTEIHILKNKGRKRKLESLDASEPEARAEDCWELQISPELLAHGRQKILDLLNEGSARDLRSLQRIGPKKAQLIVGWRELHGPFSQVEDLELVEGITGKQMESFLKANILGLAAGQRCGPS, encoded by the exons ATGGGAGAGGCGGGCCAAAGGAGGGCCTGGAATAGACGCTGGGGCCTAGGCGCAGCTAGGCGACGCGAGATGGCGGCCACAGCGACCTCAG GAGCTGGTCGCTGTCGGCTAAGCAAGGTAGGGGCTGGAAGGCGCCCACCTCCGGCTCGAGTAAGGGTGGCTGTGCGACTGCGGCCATTTGTGGATGGAACAGCTGAAGCAAGTGATCCCCCCTGTGTACGGGGCATGGACAGCTGCTCTCTAGAGATTGCCAACTGGAGGAACCACCAGGAGACTCTCAAATACCA GTTTGATGCCTTCTATGGGGAGAGGAGCACTCAGCAGGACATCTATGCAGGTTCGGTGCAGCCCATCCTAAGACACTTGCTAGAAGGACAGAATGCCAGTGTGCTTGCCTATGGGCCCACAGGAGCAG GGAAGACCCACACAATGCTGGGAAGCCCAGAGCAACCTGGAGTGATTCCGCGGGCTCTCATGGACCTCCTACAGCTCACAAGGGAGGAGGGAGCTGAGGGCCGACCATGGGCCCTCTCTGTCACTATGTCCTACTTAGAGATCTACCAGGAGAAG GTATTAGACCTCTTAGACCCTGCGTCAGGAGACCTGGTAATCCGAGAAGACTGTCGGGGAAACATCCTGATACCTGGCCTCACACAGAAGCCCATAACTAGCTTTGCTGATTTTGAGCGGCACTTCCTACCAGCCAGTCGAAACCGGACTGTCGGAGCCACACGGCTCAACCAGCGCTCTTCTCGAAGTCATGCTGTGCTCCTGGTCAAG GTAGACCAGCGGGAACGTTTGGCTCCATTTCGCCAGCGGGAGGGGAAACTCTACCTGATTGACTTGGCTGGATCAGAGGACAACCGGCGTACAGGCAACAAGGGCCTTCGACTAAAAGAGAGTGGAGCCATCAACACCTCCCTCTTTGTACTGGGCAAGGTGGTAGATGCACTGAATCAGGGCCTCCCTCGTGTGCCTTACCGGGACAGCAAGCTCACTCGCCTACTGCAG GACTCTCTGGGTGGCTCAGCCCACAGCATCCTCATTGCCAACATTGCCCCTGAGAGACGCTTCTACCTAGATACAGTCTCTGCACTCAACTTTGCTGCCAGGTCCAAAGAGGTGATCAACCGGCCTTTTACCAATGAGAGCCTACAGCTTCACG TCTTGGCACCTGTTAAGCTGTCTCAGAAAGAACTGCTAGGCCCATCAGAGGTGAAGAGAGCTCGAGGCCCTGAGGAAGAAGAGCTTGGGAGTCCTGAGCCCATAGCAGCCCCAGCCTCTACCTCCCAGAAACTCAG CCCCCTGCAGAAGCTAAGTAGCATGGACCCAGCCATGCTGGAGCGCCTCCTAAACTTGGACCGTCTGCTGGGCTCCCAAGGAAGCCAGGGGGCCCCTCTGCTGAGTACCCCAAGGCGAGAGCGGATGGTGCTCATGAAGACAGTGGAGGAGAAGGACTTGGAGATTGAG AGGCTtaagatgaaacaaaaagaacTGGAGGCCAAGGTGCTGGCCCAGGAAGTTGCGGacccaaaggagaaagagaattgCTCTCCCACAATGCTCCGACCCCTTTCCCATCGCACAGTTACAGTGGCAAAGCCCCTGAAAAAGGCTGTGGTGATGCCCCTACAACTGA TTCAGGAGCAGGCAGCATCCCCAAATACTGAGATTCATATCCTGAAGAATAAAGGCCGGAAGAGAAAG CTGGAGTCCCTGGATGCCTCAGAGCCTGAGGCGAGGGCTGAGGACTGCTGGGAGCTACAGATCAGCCCGGAGCTACTGGCCCATGGGCGCCAAAAGATATTGGATCTGTTGAATGAAGGCTCAGCCAGGGATCTGCGCAGCCTACAACGCATTGGCCCGAAGAAGGCCCAGCTTATTGTGGGCTGGAGGGAGCTCCACGGCCCCTTCAGCCAG GTGGAGGACCTGGAACTTGTGGAGGGCATAACCGGGAAACAGATGGAGTCATTCCTGAAG GCGAACATCCTGGGTCTCGCCGCTGGCCAGCGCTGTGGCCCCTCCTGA
- the KIF22 gene encoding kinesin-like protein KIF22 isoform X2: MGEAGQRRAWNRRWGLGAARRREMAATATSGAGRCRLSKVGAGRRPPPARVRVAVRLRPFVDGTAEASDPPCVRGMDSCSLEIANWRNHQETLKYQFDAFYGERSTQQDIYAGSVQPILRHLLEGQNASVLAYGPTGAGKTHTMLGSPEQPGVIPRALMDLLQLTREEGAEGRPWALSVTMSYLEIYQEKVLDLLDPASGDLVIREDCRGNILIPGLTQKPITSFADFERHFLPASRNRTVGATRLNQRSSRSHAVLLVKVDQRERLAPFRQREGKLYLIDLAGSEDNRRTGNKGLRLKESGAINTSLFVLGKVVDALNQGLPRVPYRDSKLTRLLQDSLGGSAHSILIANIAPERRFYLDTVSALNFAARSKEVINRPFTNESLQLHVLAPVKLSQKELLGPSEVKRARGPEEEELGSPEPIAAPASTSQKLSPLQKLSSMDPAMLERLLNLDRLLGSQGSQGAPLLSTPRRERMVLMKTVEEKDLEIELESLDASEPEARAEDCWELQISPELLAHGRQKILDLLNEGSARDLRSLQRIGPKKAQLIVGWRELHGPFSQVEDLELVEGITGKQMESFLKANILGLAAGQRCGPS; this comes from the exons ATGGGAGAGGCGGGCCAAAGGAGGGCCTGGAATAGACGCTGGGGCCTAGGCGCAGCTAGGCGACGCGAGATGGCGGCCACAGCGACCTCAG GAGCTGGTCGCTGTCGGCTAAGCAAGGTAGGGGCTGGAAGGCGCCCACCTCCGGCTCGAGTAAGGGTGGCTGTGCGACTGCGGCCATTTGTGGATGGAACAGCTGAAGCAAGTGATCCCCCCTGTGTACGGGGCATGGACAGCTGCTCTCTAGAGATTGCCAACTGGAGGAACCACCAGGAGACTCTCAAATACCA GTTTGATGCCTTCTATGGGGAGAGGAGCACTCAGCAGGACATCTATGCAGGTTCGGTGCAGCCCATCCTAAGACACTTGCTAGAAGGACAGAATGCCAGTGTGCTTGCCTATGGGCCCACAGGAGCAG GGAAGACCCACACAATGCTGGGAAGCCCAGAGCAACCTGGAGTGATTCCGCGGGCTCTCATGGACCTCCTACAGCTCACAAGGGAGGAGGGAGCTGAGGGCCGACCATGGGCCCTCTCTGTCACTATGTCCTACTTAGAGATCTACCAGGAGAAG GTATTAGACCTCTTAGACCCTGCGTCAGGAGACCTGGTAATCCGAGAAGACTGTCGGGGAAACATCCTGATACCTGGCCTCACACAGAAGCCCATAACTAGCTTTGCTGATTTTGAGCGGCACTTCCTACCAGCCAGTCGAAACCGGACTGTCGGAGCCACACGGCTCAACCAGCGCTCTTCTCGAAGTCATGCTGTGCTCCTGGTCAAG GTAGACCAGCGGGAACGTTTGGCTCCATTTCGCCAGCGGGAGGGGAAACTCTACCTGATTGACTTGGCTGGATCAGAGGACAACCGGCGTACAGGCAACAAGGGCCTTCGACTAAAAGAGAGTGGAGCCATCAACACCTCCCTCTTTGTACTGGGCAAGGTGGTAGATGCACTGAATCAGGGCCTCCCTCGTGTGCCTTACCGGGACAGCAAGCTCACTCGCCTACTGCAG GACTCTCTGGGTGGCTCAGCCCACAGCATCCTCATTGCCAACATTGCCCCTGAGAGACGCTTCTACCTAGATACAGTCTCTGCACTCAACTTTGCTGCCAGGTCCAAAGAGGTGATCAACCGGCCTTTTACCAATGAGAGCCTACAGCTTCACG TCTTGGCACCTGTTAAGCTGTCTCAGAAAGAACTGCTAGGCCCATCAGAGGTGAAGAGAGCTCGAGGCCCTGAGGAAGAAGAGCTTGGGAGTCCTGAGCCCATAGCAGCCCCAGCCTCTACCTCCCAGAAACTCAG CCCCCTGCAGAAGCTAAGTAGCATGGACCCAGCCATGCTGGAGCGCCTCCTAAACTTGGACCGTCTGCTGGGCTCCCAAGGAAGCCAGGGGGCCCCTCTGCTGAGTACCCCAAGGCGAGAGCGGATGGTGCTCATGAAGACAGTGGAGGAGAAGGACTTGGAGATTGAG CTGGAGTCCCTGGATGCCTCAGAGCCTGAGGCGAGGGCTGAGGACTGCTGGGAGCTACAGATCAGCCCGGAGCTACTGGCCCATGGGCGCCAAAAGATATTGGATCTGTTGAATGAAGGCTCAGCCAGGGATCTGCGCAGCCTACAACGCATTGGCCCGAAGAAGGCCCAGCTTATTGTGGGCTGGAGGGAGCTCCACGGCCCCTTCAGCCAG GTGGAGGACCTGGAACTTGTGGAGGGCATAACCGGGAAACAGATGGAGTCATTCCTGAAG GCGAACATCCTGGGTCTCGCCGCTGGCCAGCGCTGTGGCCCCTCCTGA